A region from the Hypericibacter adhaerens genome encodes:
- the purF gene encoding amidophosphoribosyltransferase has product MASVKQGPRELTQLSTHPWDDDHLKEECGVFGIYGIDEAAAHTVLGLHALQHRGQEAAGIVAFDGHRFNAHRELGHVADHFSSGKVVERLKGYASIGHVRYSTTGETILRNVQPLFADLEVGGFALAHNGNLTNAYALRRDLVRRGSLFQSTTDTEVITHLMAAAGRGDVVERLTEALLQIEGAYSLVALAEDMVIGVRDPLGVRPLLMGKLGSATILASETCALDIIGATYVRDLDPGEIVVIDHSGVRSIKPFPKRQHRFCIFEYIYFARPDSSLEGYSVYEARKRIGAELARENGVPADVIVPVPDSGVPAALGYAQEAGIPFELGIIRNHYVGRTFIEPTDHIRHLGVRLKHNANRAKVDGKRVVLVDDSIVRGTTSKKIVEMVRAAGAKEVHMRISSPPTTHSCFYGIDTPERSKLLAAQHNVAEMAKIIGVDSLAFISIDGLYRAMGQPRRDPDKPQYCDACFTGEYPTTLTDQTDNSPRQLSLLTENA; this is encoded by the coding sequence ATGGCCAGCGTCAAGCAAGGACCTCGTGAATTGACCCAGCTCTCCACCCATCCCTGGGACGACGATCATCTCAAGGAGGAGTGTGGCGTCTTCGGGATCTACGGGATCGACGAGGCGGCCGCGCATACGGTTCTGGGGCTCCACGCCCTGCAGCATCGCGGCCAGGAAGCCGCCGGCATCGTCGCCTTCGACGGCCATCGCTTCAACGCGCATCGCGAGCTGGGTCATGTCGCCGACCACTTCTCCTCCGGCAAGGTGGTCGAGCGCCTCAAAGGCTATGCCTCGATCGGCCATGTCCGGTATTCGACCACCGGCGAGACCATCCTCCGCAATGTGCAGCCGCTCTTCGCCGACCTCGAGGTCGGCGGTTTTGCTTTGGCGCATAACGGCAACCTCACCAATGCCTATGCGCTGCGCCGCGATCTCGTCCGGCGCGGCTCCCTCTTCCAGTCCACCACCGACACCGAGGTCATCACCCATCTGATGGCGGCCGCCGGCCGCGGCGACGTGGTGGAGCGGCTGACCGAGGCGCTGCTGCAGATCGAGGGCGCCTATTCGCTGGTGGCCCTGGCCGAGGACATGGTGATCGGCGTGCGCGACCCGCTCGGCGTGCGCCCGCTCCTGATGGGCAAGCTCGGCAGCGCGACCATCCTGGCGTCGGAGACCTGCGCGCTCGACATCATCGGCGCCACCTACGTGCGCGACCTCGATCCCGGCGAGATCGTCGTCATCGACCATAGCGGCGTCCGGAGCATCAAGCCCTTCCCCAAGCGCCAGCACCGCTTCTGCATCTTCGAATATATCTACTTCGCGCGGCCCGACAGCTCGCTCGAGGGCTACAGCGTCTACGAGGCGAGGAAGCGCATCGGCGCCGAGCTCGCTCGCGAGAACGGCGTGCCGGCCGACGTGATCGTGCCGGTGCCGGATTCGGGCGTGCCGGCGGCGCTGGGCTACGCGCAGGAGGCGGGCATCCCCTTCGAGCTCGGCATCATCCGCAACCATTATGTCGGCCGCACCTTCATCGAGCCGACCGACCATATCCGCCATCTGGGCGTGCGCCTGAAGCACAACGCCAACCGCGCCAAGGTCGACGGCAAGCGCGTGGTGCTGGTCGATGACAGCATCGTGCGCGGCACGACCTCGAAGAAGATCGTCGAGATGGTGCGCGCGGCCGGTGCCAAGGAGGTGCATATGCGCATCTCGAGCCCGCCCACGACCCATTCCTGCTTCTACGGCATCGACACGCCCGAGCGCAGCAAGCTCCTCGCCGCCCAGCACAACGTGGCCGAGATGGCGAAGATCATCGGCGTCGACAGCCTCGCCTTCATCTCGATCGACGGGCTCTACCGCGCCATGGGCCAGCCCCGTCGCGATCCCGACAAGCCGCAATATTGCGACGCCTGCTTCACCGGCGAATATCCCACCACCCTCACCGACCAGACCGACAACAGCCCGCGCCAGCTCTCGCTCCTGACCGAGAACGCGTGA
- a CDS encoding phytoene desaturase family protein — MTATYDAIVVGGGHNGLTCAAYLAKGGEKEGKNKLKVLVLERYHKVGGAAMSEEIYPGFTYSTCSYVCSLLRPEIFRFLDLPRHGLEVIPYETNGQPNPNGEGIVTYRDHDRTRESLRRHSIKDAEAYDHYAAEISRQCRFIKPLLMVTPPDPTQINPFAQNRINPWGKREDLDGLLKIAAEFGRMGEKQMYEIIRFWTMSIGDFLDEYFEHPRWKGFSAASSIIGTALGPYSPGTAYVLLHHYMGEVDGQIGAWGFARGGMGSVSKAIASAATEAGVEIRTNAEVAKLIVRNGKCVGVALKSGEEIYAKTVVSNLDPKRTYLKLIEKSDLDAIDPDIHRYAKNFKIRGSSGKLNIALDGMPKFAGLPQEAGWGTVDIGGDFDYIEHAFDDYKYGSWSKRPFLDIVIPTSVDPTMAPPGKHFMSVFVQYVPYKLAESPWTPEMKAAFEKDVLDTIEENAPGFRKLVLHCQTRTPWDIENEVGLTEGNIFQGELTLDQMLFNRPFPGLGQYRGPFDGFYMCGSGTHPGGGVMGAPGANAAREMLKDFKHGVAR, encoded by the coding sequence ATGACAGCCACCTACGATGCCATCGTGGTCGGCGGCGGCCATAACGGGCTGACCTGTGCCGCCTATCTCGCGAAGGGCGGCGAGAAGGAGGGCAAAAACAAGCTCAAGGTGCTGGTGCTGGAGCGCTACCACAAGGTCGGCGGGGCGGCGATGTCCGAGGAGATCTATCCCGGCTTCACCTACTCGACCTGCTCCTATGTCTGCAGCCTGCTGCGCCCCGAGATCTTCCGCTTCCTCGATCTGCCGCGCCACGGGCTCGAGGTGATCCCGTACGAGACCAACGGCCAGCCCAACCCGAACGGGGAGGGCATCGTCACCTATCGCGACCATGACCGCACGCGCGAGAGTCTGCGCCGGCATTCGATCAAGGATGCCGAGGCCTACGACCACTACGCGGCCGAGATCAGCCGGCAATGCCGCTTCATCAAGCCGCTGCTGATGGTGACGCCGCCCGATCCGACCCAGATCAACCCCTTCGCCCAGAACCGCATCAATCCCTGGGGCAAGCGCGAGGATCTCGACGGGCTGCTCAAGATCGCCGCCGAGTTCGGCCGCATGGGCGAGAAGCAGATGTACGAGATCATCCGCTTCTGGACCATGTCGATCGGCGATTTCCTCGACGAGTATTTCGAGCATCCGCGCTGGAAGGGCTTCTCGGCCGCCTCCTCGATCATCGGCACGGCGCTAGGACCTTATTCGCCGGGCACGGCCTATGTGCTGCTGCATCATTATATGGGCGAGGTCGACGGACAGATCGGCGCCTGGGGCTTCGCGCGCGGCGGCATGGGCTCGGTCTCCAAGGCGATCGCGTCCGCCGCGACCGAGGCCGGCGTGGAGATCCGCACCAATGCCGAGGTGGCGAAACTCATCGTCAGGAACGGCAAATGCGTCGGCGTGGCGCTCAAGTCGGGCGAGGAGATCTATGCCAAGACGGTGGTCTCCAACCTCGACCCGAAGCGCACCTATCTGAAGCTGATCGAGAAGTCGGACCTCGACGCGATCGATCCCGACATCCATCGCTACGCGAAGAACTTCAAGATCCGCGGCTCCTCGGGCAAGCTCAACATCGCGCTCGACGGCATGCCGAAATTCGCAGGCCTGCCGCAGGAGGCGGGCTGGGGCACGGTCGATATCGGCGGCGACTTCGACTATATCGAGCATGCCTTCGACGACTACAAATACGGTTCCTGGTCGAAGCGGCCCTTCCTCGACATCGTGATCCCGACCTCGGTCGATCCGACCATGGCTCCGCCCGGCAAGCATTTCATGTCGGTCTTCGTCCAGTACGTTCCCTACAAGCTGGCCGAGAGCCCTTGGACGCCCGAGATGAAGGCGGCGTTCGAGAAGGACGTGCTCGACACCATCGAGGAGAATGCGCCGGGCTTCCGCAAGCTGGTGCTGCATTGCCAGACCCGCACGCCCTGGGACATCGAGAACGAGGTGGGACTGACCGAAGGCAACATCTTCCAGGGCGAGCTCACCCTCGACCAGATGCTGTTCAACCGGCCCTTCCCGGGGCTCGGCCAGTATCGCGGGCCGTTCGACGGATTCTATATGTGCGGCTCGGGCACGCATCCGGGCGGCGGCGTCATGGGTGCTCCCGGCGCCAATGCCGCGCGCGAGATGCTCAAGGATTTCAAGCATGGGGTCGCCCGATGA
- a CDS encoding TetR family transcriptional regulator C-terminal domain-containing protein, whose product MPRKSIRKPARPNDSIRDRRRRELIEATITVIARHGYAGTTVARVAKEARLSVGLMNFHFKSKDILFDETFRFISTEYDGVWREATAKVKGAPPAVRLKSMIEAYFDPRIFTHRKLAVWFAFWSDANLRDRYRALVLRVERRYSRELERTLRELAKGHDIAVAGAAVMGTSLTAAIDGLWLQFMLDPKSANRQRAVKTCLGLLEQWFPRSVPA is encoded by the coding sequence GTGCCCAGGAAATCCATCCGCAAGCCCGCCCGCCCCAACGACTCCATCCGCGACCGCCGCCGGCGCGAGCTGATCGAGGCGACCATCACCGTCATCGCCAGGCACGGCTATGCCGGCACCACGGTCGCCCGCGTGGCGAAGGAGGCGCGCCTCTCGGTGGGCCTGATGAACTTCCACTTCAAGTCGAAGGACATCCTCTTCGACGAGACCTTCCGCTTCATCTCGACCGAGTATGACGGCGTGTGGCGCGAGGCCACGGCCAAGGTGAAGGGCGCGCCGCCGGCCGTGCGCCTCAAGAGCATGATCGAGGCCTATTTCGACCCGCGCATCTTCACCCACCGCAAGCTCGCCGTCTGGTTCGCCTTCTGGTCGGACGCCAATTTGCGCGACCGCTACCGCGCGCTGGTGCTGCGGGTCGAGCGCCGCTACAGCCGCGAGCTGGAACGGACGCTGCGGGAACTGGCCAAGGGGCATGACATCGCCGTGGCGGGTGCCGCGGTCATGGGAACCTCGCTTACGGCGGCGATCGACGGGCTCTGGCTCCAGTTCATGCTGGATCCCAAGAGCGCGAACCGGCAACGGGCCGTCAAAACCTGCCTGGGCCTTCTCGAGCAGTGGTTCCCGAGGTCCGTGCCGGCTTGA
- a CDS encoding SDR family NAD(P)-dependent oxidoreductase, with protein sequence MTSPTSRRLEGRIAVITGASRGIGAATAKRFAAEGAHLVLVARTVGGLEEIDDEVKKLGGSATLCPFDLTDYAAIDRLGAAIFERWKKLDILVANAGLLGTLTPLAHIRPQEWDQVLAVNLTANWRLIRSLDPLLRASPSGRAIFVTSGAAQGMRAYWGTYAVSKAALEMLATTYAAETQKTNLRVNLIDPGRIRTGMRAAAYPGEDPKTLPPPEHVTDLMVELASPDCTKHGERITVPGMAK encoded by the coding sequence ATGACCTCCCCCACCTCCCGCCGTCTCGAAGGCCGCATCGCCGTCATCACCGGCGCCTCGCGCGGCATCGGCGCGGCGACCGCGAAGCGCTTCGCGGCCGAGGGTGCCCATCTCGTCCTGGTGGCGCGGACGGTGGGCGGGCTCGAGGAGATCGACGACGAGGTGAAGAAGCTGGGCGGCAGCGCCACGCTCTGCCCCTTCGACCTCACCGACTATGCCGCGATCGACCGGCTGGGGGCCGCGATCTTCGAGCGCTGGAAGAAGCTCGACATCCTGGTCGCCAATGCCGGCCTGCTCGGCACGCTGACGCCGCTGGCCCATATCCGGCCCCAGGAATGGGACCAGGTGCTGGCGGTCAATCTCACCGCGAACTGGCGCCTTATCCGCAGCCTCGATCCGCTGCTGCGCGCCTCGCCCTCGGGCCGCGCGATCTTCGTGACCTCGGGCGCCGCCCAGGGCATGCGCGCCTATTGGGGCACCTACGCGGTCTCGAAGGCCGCGCTCGAGATGCTCGCCACCACCTACGCCGCCGAGACGCAAAAGACCAACCTGCGCGTCAACCTGATCGATCCCGGCCGCATCCGCACCGGCATGCGCGCCGCCGCCTATCCCGGCGAAGACCCCAAGACCCTGCCGCCGCCCGAGCATGTCACCGACCTGATGGTCGAGCTCGCCTCGCCCGACTGCACGAAGCATGGCGAGCGGATCACGGTGCCGGGGATGGCGAAGTAA
- a CDS encoding DUF6445 family protein — protein sequence MRKSLIVLDDVYTDPADMRQAALRLDYPLPTGPANYAGRNSTSKLLAEGSDRMFSWATGERLAGATDRAHGALRLTLPGDQGRYRVHVDAGVEWSGVLYLNEPSQCQGGTSFFRHRPTGTDKAPTTDEELARCGGGTAGEALDRILGEDSNDMTKWDLLQTVPMRFNRLVLFRPWLWHSAGEGFGSSLADGRLVQLFFLRTARAA from the coding sequence ATGCGCAAATCGCTCATCGTCCTGGACGATGTCTATACCGATCCTGCGGATATGCGGCAGGCGGCGCTGCGGCTCGACTATCCGCTGCCGACGGGCCCCGCGAACTATGCCGGCCGGAATTCCACGAGCAAGCTTCTGGCCGAAGGCAGCGACCGGATGTTCTCCTGGGCCACCGGCGAGCGCCTGGCCGGTGCTACCGACCGCGCCCATGGCGCGCTGCGGCTGACGCTTCCGGGCGACCAGGGCCGCTATCGCGTCCATGTGGATGCGGGCGTCGAATGGTCGGGCGTGCTCTATCTGAACGAGCCGTCGCAATGCCAGGGCGGGACCTCCTTCTTCCGCCATCGCCCGACCGGCACCGACAAGGCCCCCACGACCGACGAGGAGCTCGCGCGTTGCGGCGGTGGAACGGCGGGCGAAGCGCTCGACCGGATCCTCGGCGAGGACTCGAACGACATGACGAAATGGGATCTGCTGCAGACGGTGCCGATGCGCTTCAACCGCCTCGTGCTGTTCCGCCCGTGGCTGTGGCACAGCGCCGGGGAGGGGTTCGGCAGTTCCCTCGCGGACGGGCGGCTGGTGCAGCTCTTCTTCCTGCGGACCGCGCGTGCGGCGTGA
- a CDS encoding TauD/TfdA dioxygenase family protein yields the protein MTEHQPYRQFRLRPMAGALGADIDGVDLASLDEAGFAELSRAFFEHLVLHIHDQRLTPEQHVALTKRFGPTSRSPYIKHMEEHSDIIAVLKEADEAKISTFGNAWHSDFSFLEEPPMGSLLYAREVPSHGGDTLFANMYLAYEALSEGMKRMLDPLKAIHTGKPYGVNGVGPDLKVSRSIGIERNRPEADREILHPIVRVHPVTGRRALFVNSIYTARIEGMTEAESRPILRFLFAHAVQPEFTCRLRWRSGDLAIWDNRCAMHYAVNDYDGQRRLMHRTTVAGERPMGVADERAAGAA from the coding sequence ATGACAGAACATCAGCCCTATCGGCAGTTCCGGCTCCGCCCGATGGCCGGCGCGCTCGGCGCCGACATCGACGGCGTCGATCTGGCGTCCCTCGACGAAGCCGGCTTCGCCGAGCTCAGCCGCGCCTTCTTCGAGCATCTGGTCCTCCATATCCACGACCAGAGGCTGACGCCCGAGCAGCATGTGGCGCTGACCAAGCGCTTCGGGCCCACCAGCCGCTCGCCCTATATCAAGCATATGGAGGAGCATTCCGACATCATCGCCGTGCTGAAGGAGGCCGATGAGGCCAAGATCAGCACCTTCGGCAATGCCTGGCATTCGGATTTCAGCTTCCTCGAGGAGCCGCCCATGGGCTCGCTCCTCTATGCGCGCGAGGTGCCGAGCCATGGCGGGGACACGCTCTTCGCCAATATGTATCTGGCCTATGAGGCGCTCTCGGAGGGCATGAAGCGGATGCTCGATCCCTTGAAGGCGATCCATACCGGCAAGCCTTACGGCGTCAATGGCGTCGGGCCCGATCTCAAGGTCTCGCGCTCGATCGGCATCGAGCGCAACCGGCCCGAGGCTGACCGCGAGATCCTGCATCCGATCGTGCGCGTCCATCCGGTGACGGGCCGGCGCGCACTCTTCGTCAATTCGATCTACACCGCGCGGATCGAGGGCATGACCGAGGCTGAGAGCCGGCCGATCCTGCGGTTCCTCTTCGCCCATGCGGTCCAGCCGGAATTCACCTGCCGCCTGCGCTGGCGCAGCGGCGATCTCGCGATCTGGGACAATCGCTGCGCGATGCATTACGCCGTCAACGACTATGACGGCCAGCGGCGGCTCATGCACCGCACCACGGTGGCGGGCGAGCGGCCGATGGGCGTGGCGGACGAACGCGCCGCGGGTGCCGCATGA
- a CDS encoding phytoene desaturase family protein: MSANQYDAIVIGAGHNGLVTAAYLGKAGLRTLVVEANERPGGAAVTREFAPGFKTSAVAHLLHALHPRVIRELGLEGHGLKPRQHAAGTTALLPGGGRIDISGDVAATAASIGKVSHADGEAWAPVMARLVRLSSALGDFLLKTPPSPAPGSNDFQTKLALGMFALKLRMLGKKDMLELSRILTINVADLANDFFESDAIKGLLSLEATLGVYLGPRSPNTVFNLLYRLSSFGKNGLGGFYLPAGGMGSVVEALVKAATVAGVTLRTGAPVEHLLIEKEIATGVVLKSGEEIRAPIVASSADPQRTLLHLVPPGNLDIEFSKRIRHLRMNGCVAKIHLAMDGLPEALKASGGRVVVAPSIDHVEHAFDDAKYGRVAEKPALEIVIPTLADPGLAPAGKHVLSMLFQYAPYRLRNTPPDQARAQVFERGLALLEEMAPGTRGLVRAAETLTPHDLETQFGLSGGQWHQGEVTLDQVFFLRPAASFQRYRMPVPGLWLCGAGVHPGGNVSGAAGANAAREILKDLKARKGGRVAA; this comes from the coding sequence ATGAGCGCCAACCAATATGACGCCATCGTGATCGGCGCCGGCCATAACGGGCTGGTGACGGCCGCCTATCTCGGTAAGGCCGGCCTTCGCACCCTGGTGGTCGAGGCCAACGAGCGTCCCGGCGGCGCGGCGGTGACGCGCGAGTTCGCGCCGGGCTTCAAGACCTCGGCGGTGGCGCATCTCCTCCATGCCCTCCATCCGCGCGTGATCCGCGAGCTGGGGCTCGAGGGTCATGGGCTGAAGCCCCGGCAGCATGCCGCTGGCACCACGGCCCTGCTGCCGGGTGGCGGACGGATCGACATCTCGGGCGACGTGGCGGCCACCGCTGCCTCGATTGGCAAGGTCAGCCACGCCGATGGCGAGGCCTGGGCGCCGGTGATGGCGCGTCTCGTGCGGCTCTCCTCGGCGCTGGGCGATTTCCTGCTGAAGACGCCGCCGTCGCCGGCACCGGGCTCGAACGATTTCCAGACCAAGCTCGCGCTCGGCATGTTCGCGCTCAAGCTCAGGATGCTGGGCAAGAAGGACATGCTGGAGCTCAGCCGCATCCTCACCATCAATGTCGCCGATCTCGCCAACGACTTCTTCGAGAGCGACGCGATCAAGGGTCTCCTGTCGCTCGAGGCCACGCTCGGCGTCTATCTGGGGCCGCGCTCGCCCAACACCGTCTTCAACCTGCTCTATCGCCTGTCCTCCTTCGGCAAGAACGGGCTCGGCGGCTTCTACCTGCCGGCGGGCGGCATGGGTTCGGTCGTCGAGGCGCTGGTCAAGGCCGCAACGGTGGCCGGCGTCACGCTGCGTACTGGCGCACCGGTCGAGCACCTGCTGATCGAGAAGGAGATCGCGACCGGCGTGGTGCTCAAATCGGGCGAGGAGATCCGCGCGCCGATCGTCGCTTCCTCAGCCGACCCGCAGCGCACGCTGCTCCATCTGGTGCCGCCGGGCAATCTGGATATCGAGTTCTCCAAGCGCATCCGGCACCTGCGGATGAACGGCTGCGTCGCCAAGATCCATCTGGCGATGGACGGCCTGCCGGAGGCGCTCAAGGCCTCGGGCGGCCGCGTCGTGGTGGCGCCCTCCATCGACCATGTCGAGCACGCTTTCGATGACGCCAAATATGGCCGCGTCGCCGAGAAGCCGGCGCTCGAGATCGTGATCCCGACGCTGGCCGATCCGGGTCTGGCGCCGGCCGGCAAGCATGTGCTCTCGATGCTCTTCCAATATGCGCCCTACCGCCTGCGCAACACGCCGCCCGATCAGGCGCGCGCCCAGGTGTTCGAGCGCGGCCTGGCCCTCCTCGAGGAGATGGCGCCCGGCACCCGGGGCCTCGTGCGCGCGGCCGAGACCCTGACGCCGCACGATCTTGAAACCCAGTTCGGCCTGTCAGGCGGGCAGTGGCACCAGGGCGAGGTGACGCTCGACCAGGTCTTCTTCCTGCGGCCGGCGGCGAGCTTCCAGCGCTATCGCATGCCGGTGCCGGGCCTCTGGCTCTGCGGCGCCGGCGTCCATCCCGGCGGCAATGTGTCGGGGGCGGCCGGCGCCAACGCCGCGCGCGAGATCCTCAAGGATCTGAAGGCGCGCAAAGGCGGGAGGGTCGCCGCGTGA
- a CDS encoding aminomethyltransferase family protein: MTHVQYLKPFLKKTPFHAAMDPLMHGNGWIRWQGYYSPAFYDSEQSEYFATRHGASVYDVSPLIKYSITGKDAAHFANFLVTRDLAKIKPMTAAYTAWCDDDGKMLEEGTIFRLGENEFLLNAALHQLHWLDDASYGFDVRIEEVSETLAGLSLQGPNSRAILQAIGVAGIETLPHFGIMETSLDGKWLRIDRAGFTGDLGYEIWVKPQDALWLWETLFRQGDPFKIAPMGSLALDMVRIEAGFILVDVDYIGAKHAVRPTAAVSPFEAGIGWCVGLKKDGYFVGKRALTAEKEKGLSRHILIGIEIEGRKPAPGAFLYADKPGKVELGLTTSAMWSPHLKKNLAFAKVPPAYAKPGTEMWIEIWYGKEQKIERSMVRCWARNRMFFDPPRKKAMG, translated from the coding sequence GTGACCCACGTCCAGTATCTCAAGCCCTTCCTGAAGAAGACGCCGTTCCATGCGGCGATGGATCCGCTCATGCATGGCAATGGCTGGATCCGCTGGCAGGGCTATTACTCGCCGGCCTTCTATGACAGCGAGCAGTCGGAATATTTCGCCACGCGCCACGGCGCCTCGGTCTATGACGTCTCGCCGCTGATCAAATATTCGATCACCGGCAAGGACGCGGCGCATTTCGCCAATTTCCTGGTGACGCGCGACCTCGCCAAGATCAAGCCGATGACCGCCGCCTATACCGCCTGGTGCGACGATGACGGCAAGATGCTGGAGGAGGGGACGATCTTCCGGCTGGGCGAGAACGAGTTCCTGCTCAACGCCGCCCTGCATCAGCTCCATTGGCTGGACGACGCCTCTTACGGATTCGATGTCCGCATCGAGGAGGTGTCGGAGACCCTGGCGGGGCTCTCGCTCCAGGGGCCCAATTCGCGGGCGATCCTGCAGGCGATCGGCGTCGCGGGCATCGAGACGCTGCCGCATTTCGGCATCATGGAGACGAGCCTCGACGGCAAGTGGCTGCGCATCGACCGGGCCGGATTCACCGGCGATCTGGGCTACGAGATCTGGGTCAAGCCGCAGGACGCGCTCTGGCTGTGGGAGACGCTGTTCCGCCAGGGCGATCCCTTCAAGATCGCGCCGATGGGCAGCCTCGCCCTCGACATGGTGCGGATCGAGGCGGGCTTCATCCTGGTCGATGTCGATTATATCGGCGCCAAGCATGCGGTCCGCCCGACCGCCGCGGTCTCGCCCTTCGAGGCCGGGATCGGCTGGTGCGTGGGGCTCAAGAAGGACGGCTACTTCGTCGGCAAGCGCGCGCTCACGGCCGAGAAGGAGAAGGGGCTCTCGCGCCATATCCTGATCGGGATCGAGATCGAGGGCCGCAAGCCCGCGCCCGGCGCCTTCCTCTATGCCGACAAGCCCGGCAAGGTGGAGCTCGGCCTCACCACCTCGGCCATGTGGTCGCCGCACCTGAAGAAGAACCTCGCCTTCGCCAAGGTGCCGCCGGCTTATGCCAAGCCCGGCACCGAGATGTGGATCGAGATCTGGTACGGCAAGGAACAGAAGATCGAGCGCTCGATGGTGCGCTGCTGGGCGCGGAACCGCATGTTCTTCGACCCGCCGCGCAAGAAGGCGATGGGGTAA
- a CDS encoding DUF1330 domain-containing protein, producing MAAYVISEIEPQNQALFDRYRALAPAAVAKYQGRYLVRGGTSELIEGGPPPKMLVVIEFPSVALAKAWFDSTDYAEARRIAKDALRRRLIVVEGVPPGYTGLPAGPT from the coding sequence ATGGCCGCCTATGTGATCTCCGAAATCGAGCCGCAGAACCAAGCGCTGTTCGACCGTTACCGCGCACTGGCCCCCGCCGCCGTCGCCAAATATCAGGGCCGCTATCTCGTCCGCGGCGGCACGAGCGAGCTGATCGAAGGCGGGCCGCCCCCGAAGATGCTGGTCGTCATCGAGTTCCCCTCGGTGGCGCTCGCCAAGGCCTGGTTCGATTCCACGGACTATGCCGAGGCCCGCCGCATCGCCAAGGACGCGCTGCGCCGGCGCCTGATCGTCGTCGAGGGCGTCCCGCCCGGCTATACGGGCTTGCCGGCGGGCCCGACCTAG